A section of the Streptomyces sp. Je 1-369 genome encodes:
- a CDS encoding rodlin has protein sequence MIKKVMAAAAVTASVVGMSAAAAPTALAIGDDHGTETMSGNNAMQSFGNSATYGNMSPQMALIQGSLNKPCIGLPAKANIQNIVGLVNVGLQDIPILSAPQNQQCTENSTQAKGDEPLSHILSDIPLLSGNGAHND, from the coding sequence GTGATCAAGAAGGTTATGGCCGCAGCTGCGGTCACGGCTTCCGTCGTCGGCATGTCGGCCGCGGCAGCGCCCACGGCACTCGCCATCGGCGACGACCACGGCACCGAGACCATGAGCGGCAACAACGCCATGCAGTCGTTCGGCAACTCCGCGACGTACGGCAACATGAGCCCCCAGATGGCGCTCATCCAGGGCTCGCTCAACAAGCCCTGCATCGGCCTCCCGGCCAAGGCCAACATCCAGAACATCGTCGGCCTGGTCAACGTCGGCCTCCAGGACATCCCGATCCTCTCGGCGCCGCAGAACCAGCAGTGCACCGAGAACTCGACGCAGGCCAAGGGCGACGAGCCGCTGTCGCACATCCTCAGCGACATCCCGCTGCTCTCGGGCAACGGCGCCCACAACGACTGA
- a CDS encoding rodlin, whose product MLKKAMATAAAAVAVSAGIATPAMAIGDDSGTQSMSGNGASQSFGNSATKGDMSPQLSLVQGSLNKPCIGLPVKANIQNIVGLVNVGLQDIPILSAPQNQQCTENSTQAKGDEPLSHILSDIPLLSGNGEHNG is encoded by the coding sequence ATGCTTAAGAAGGCAATGGCAACGGCCGCAGCCGCAGTTGCCGTGTCCGCCGGTATCGCCACCCCCGCGATGGCCATCGGTGACGACAGCGGAACCCAGTCGATGAGCGGTAACGGCGCCAGCCAGTCGTTCGGCAACTCGGCGACCAAGGGCGACATGAGCCCGCAGCTGTCCCTGGTCCAGGGCTCGCTGAACAAGCCCTGCATCGGTCTCCCGGTCAAGGCCAACATCCAGAACATCGTCGGCCTGGTCAACGTCGGCCTCCAGGACATCCCGATCCTCTCGGCGCCGCAGAACCAGCAGTGCACCGAGAACTCGACGCAGGCCAAGGGCGACGAGCCGCTGTCGCACATCCTCAGCGACATCCCGCTGCTCTCGGGCAACGGCGAGCACAACGGCTGA